In one Balaenoptera ricei isolate mBalRic1 chromosome 20, mBalRic1.hap2, whole genome shotgun sequence genomic region, the following are encoded:
- the HASPIN gene encoding serine/threonine-protein kinase haspin has translation MAASLPRPGSRLFRTYGVAGGGGPRRRPGQAAVQWFPPQDRKRFFSSSSSDASGGGPSKSVVSDDPDDPDFRGSPVGQRRRRAGGRLSKDRPSLIATPRRLRLRARCPQKCSTPCGPLGPPPFPNGHPSLLSPDLSVCGQPRDGGELGTSASLLSSPASPGPGSPAPGDSICADPPAFLDAASEAPSGFQLPEASLDQAPLPSSQEAETAGGRLTRLAHQARASLRSALGSFLDSGNPEDSEPGPDGKNMRESCCDRELVGRRMESPGLSSTGKKRATDQDSGREAGSQEAVQIEYGEARGCKGGMAPGKSNRPERTGPSRKRKHQESTETSLCHHHQFKKGQKMEKDSFVTQDLTRLQNACSWTKARASFSFHKKKMVTAVSKVCSVYTIASSLSESLISEYSNLPVTNRTNSALDPWHFSSMYLLTPLKTLHATEKKASDAEKVYGECSQEGPIPFSDCLSSEKLECCEKIGEGVFGEVFQTVANHTPVALKIIAIEGQKLVNGAHQKTFEEILPEIIISKELSLLSDEVCNRTEGFIGLNSVHCVQGSYPPLLLQAWDRYNSTKGSANDRPDFFEEDQLFIVLEFEFGGIDLEQMRTKLSSIATAKSILHQITASLAVAEASLNFEHRDLHWGNVLLKKTSLKELHYTLNGKTRSIPTRGLQVNIIDYTLSRLERDGIVVFCDISMDQDLFTGEGDYQFEIYRLMRKENNNCWDEYHPYNNVLWLHYLTDKILKQMTFKTKGNTPSLKQMRRKIKHFHQTMLNFSSATDLLCQHSLFK, from the coding sequence ATGGCGGCGTCACTCCCGCGACCCGGCAGTCGGCTCTTTCGAACGTATGGGGTAGCCGGCGGCGGGGGGCCGCGGCGGCGTCCGGGCCAGGCAGCGGTGCAGTGGTTCCCGCCGCAAGACCGGAAGCGTTTCTTCAGCAGCAGTAGCAGCGACGCCAGCGGCGGCGGCCCCTCGAAGTCTGTCGTCTCCGACGATCCTGACGACCCCGACTTCCGCGGCAGCCCGGTGGGTCAGCGGCGGAGGCGCGCTGGCGGCCGACTCTCCAAGGACCGGCCGAGTCTGATCGCGACCCCGAGACGCCTGAGGCTGCGAGCGCGGTGCCCGCAGAAGTGCAGCACCCCCTGCGGCCCGCTCGGACCGCCGCCCTTCCCCAACGGCCACCCAAGCCTCCTGAGCCCGGACCTCAGTGTGTGCGGCCAGCCCAGGGACGGCGGCGAGCTGGGCACCAGTGCCTCCCTGTTGAGTTCTCCGGCCTCTCCCGGCCCCGGGTCCCCTGCCCCAGGAGACAGCATCTGCGCCGACCCCCCCGCCTTTCTGGATGCAGCCTCTGAAGCTCCGAGCGGCTTCCAACTCCCAGAAGCCTCCCTGGACCAGGcacctctcccctcttcccaggAGGCAGAGACAGCAGGAGGCAGGCTCACCAGGTTGGCCCACCAAGCCCGTGCCAGCCTCAGGTCAGCTCTCGGTAGCTTTTTGGACTCAGGAAATCCTGAGGATTCTGAGCCTGGGCCAGATGGGAAGAATATGCGAGAGTCCTGCTGTGACAGGGAACTGGTAGGGAGGAGGATGGAGAGCCCAGGTTTATCCAGCACGGGTAAGAAGAGGGCCACAGACCAGGACTCCGGTCGAGAGGCTGGGTCTCAGGAGGCTGTCCAGATAGAATACGGGGAGGCCCGTGGGTGCAAGGGTGGTATGGCACCTGGGAAAAGCAACAGGCCTGAGAGAACCGGGCCAAGCCGGAAAAGGAAGCATCAAGAGTCAACAGAAACCTCCCTCTGCCATCACCACCAATTTAAAAAAggccaaaagatggaaaaagattcaTTCGTCACCCAGGACCTGACTCGTTTACAGAATGCCTGCTCTTGGACCAAAGCCAGGGCCTCCTTCAGCTTCCACAAGAAGAAGATGGTGACCGCCGTGTCAAAAGTGTGCAGCGTCTACACCATTGCCAGTTCTCTCTCTGAGTCCCTCATATCAGAATATTCAAACCTTCCTGTCACAAACAGAACAAACAGTGCCCTGGACCCTTGGCACTTTTCCTCCATGTATTTGCTCACCCCCTTAAAGACACTACATGCCACAGAAAAAAAGGCATCCGATGCAGAAAAGGTTTATGGGGAATGCAGTCAGGAGGGTCCTATCCCCTTCAGCGACTGCCTTTCCTCAGAAAAACTGGAATGCTGTGAGAAGATTGGGGAAGGGGTGTTTGGTGAAGTGTttcaaacagttgctaaccaCACACCTGTAGCCCTAAAAATCATTGCTATTGAAGGACAGAAGTTAGTCAATGGAGCTCATCAGAAAACTTTTGAGGAAATCCTGCCAGAGATCATCATCTCCAAAGAGTTGAGCCTCTTGTCTGATGAGGTATGCAACCGTACAGAAGGCTTCATTGGGCTGAACTCGGTACACTGTGTTCAAGGATCTTACCCTCCCTTGCTCCTCCAGGCCTGGGATCGCTATAACTCAACGAAAGGGTCTGCAAATGACCGGCCTGACTTTTTTGAGGAAGACCAGCTCTTCATCGTGCTGGAATTTGAGTTTGGAGGGATCGACTTAGAGCAAATGAGAACGAAGCTGTCCTCCATCGCCACTGCAAAGAGCATTCTGCACCAGATCACCGCGTCCCTTGCTGTGGCAGAGGCATCGCTGAACTTTGAGCACCGAGACTTGCACTGGGGGAACGTGCTCTTAAAGAAAACCAGCCTCAAAGAGCTCCACTACACCCTCAATGGGAAGACGAGGTCCATCCCCACCCGAGGGCTACAGGTCAACATCATCGACTACACCCTGTCACGCTTGGAGCGGGACGGGATCGTGGTTTTCTGTGACATTTCCATGGACCAAGACCTGTTTACGGGAGAAGGTGACTACCAGTTTGAGATCTACAGGCTGATGAGGAAGGAAAACAACAACTGCTGGGACGAATATCACCCTTATAACAACGTGCTCTGGCTACACTACCTCACAGATAAGATCCTGAAACAAATGACCTTCAAGACCAAAGGTAACACCCCTTCCTTGAAGCAAATGAGGAGAAAGATCAAGCATTTCCATCAGACTATGTTGAACTTCAGCTCTGCCACAGACCTGCTCTGCCAGCACAGTCTGTTTAAGTAA